Proteins encoded by one window of Yamadazyma tenuis chromosome 2, complete sequence:
- the SLA1 gene encoding cytoskeletal protein binding protein (COG:U; EggNog:ENOG503NXRA; BUSCO:EOG09261404) gives MSLYIGVYVALYEYQPQTDEELSVTPDDILYLLEKSQVDDWWKVKKRVLPVGDEEVDEPVGLVPSNYIEPAPTVKTCTALYDYDKQTEEELSFREGESFNVYDLNDPDWLLVGDAATGQSFGFIPSNYVQLNGDTVGAGSVPTPSQPSAVPIPGFAPPPQHISRQVVQQPDPEPETYEEDAEEFNEAEPPLPSKPRPSQPSYEREVALDDDLPPPPMPSRPREDSRDAEIEEDLEAPIQEHSFDGDFFKWLINEIDGKKKKAVTLAIGKGLIILKPTSPSPRKLRLRSSSSLDNEWRLKDLTSFSSEKKHLFLEFKNPTTSVELHCGSKDVADAIMSILGDLKGAESAKGLREVEKASVPSTKGNKKIGRLIYDFKAQGSDELGCYEGDEVYIVNQEKSKDWWMCEHIDTGKSGVVPSAYIEIVGSSNLDKLVDAPSRQKSTTLSKSEAKKRQKQRHRDEREKIRERDRIEREKARASQRSTEKDVSPDKSMPNFHRVRTWIDSSGSFKVEAEFLGCIEGKIHLHKTNGVKIAVSATKLSTEDLEYVEKVTGTSLESYKEQVLQQMAKRKAASEKKSDVSRDVKREERRSAMAVINDVAPPQPTRPKASSTTQVSEPEYDWFDFFLTCGVDIGNCQRYTLNFNREQMDENILEDISPSLLRTLGLREGDIIRVMKHLDEKLNRKKEEPTISATPTGALFTEATGALKNNSTSEVSKVDASALPAPSQAPAPSQAPAPSQPPTRSDNLMDDDAWAIKPAARSTEDLTKPQQPQYTGSLQDLVNIKPLEGGINTNKPVPALPSEVTQASTGVPSATPLTPVRTGTIVSPQKTGTLVPVQRTGGLVPVQRTGGFVPLQMTGGFVSAQPTGFIPITAQPTGFVPIQATGISQQITGFVPVQTGSFSSMPPVSFGQPVLQTGTMTMPQTTFGQQLTGGFQVQAPQPTGFAAMPQTSFGQMSVQRTGPLVPAQRTGSSFPQNSFQPQSTFGQAISAPPTFNAQLTGGQPQFPQQSFPPQQTFQPQQTFQPQQTFGQAQFQPQQTSFGQPSTSFGQPATSFGQSATSFGQPQFGQNSFNNNMNQMTNMFQNTGIAQQPTGSFGQPPVSFNQASTSFGQPTTSFGSPSFEGFGALQAQATGSGFGNAPLQAQATGIWELEQFKPLVEFVLDKNDEVLGFPVLGDLETVFSMYQDRLTNTNHILKQMDFNNFQSYVNSFNDITGGSLELEQNGSQGKRVVHIEKVKIYLFQDRLNGAPLKHISFKTSTKFHPDEAQKPTEWLLKALAGELGSHIEISSETSVGAVELYANKTQLKQLLEKPSALVLLSRQRAKSITARKPFHEVCKNSTHAKVLSNVCFSRQDMLNQGSSRQIFVSIDKCYQSIEQSQKLFSKGIYECSKSKTHFLPIIHSNTDIGLGDCSYLDTCHKMKSCRYLHYFTLVPKSKKKVDVQAELAMVKKNIAKSEYTVGFCFNEFFKPQLPAQWIRCDIRKLPFSVLGKFAAIISDPAWDIHMSLPYGTCSDEELMELPMNQLQDEGVMLLWVTGRSIEIGRKALVKWGYKVSDEIIWVKLNQLQRTIVTGRTGHWLNHSKEHLLVGLKGDPSWMSRSVDTNVIVSATRETSRKPDEVYDLVERLVGPSARKLEIFGRDHNIRPGWFTIGNQLTGVNIHEREISEKYTKYQQSLKHN, from the exons ATGTCGTTATACATCGGGGTGTATGTGGCTTTGTACGAGTACCAGCCACAAACagatgaagagttgagTGTCACACCGGATGATATTCTCTATTTGCTCGAGAAGTCCCAAGTGGACGACTGGTGGAAAGTCAAAAAGAGAGTGTTGCCAGTGGGCGACGAAGAGGTCGACGAGCCAGTGGGGCTTGTGCCTTCCAATTACATCGAGCCAGCTCCCACCGTAAAGACGTGTACTGCTTTGTATGACTATGATAAGCAGACGGAAGAAGAGTTATCGTTCAGAGAAGGTGAACTGTTCAATGTCTATGACTTGAACGACCCCGActggttgttggtgggCGACGCTGCCACCGGCCAGCTGTTTGGGTTTATTCCTTCCAACTATGTGCAATTGAACGGAGATACAGTTGGTGCTGGTTCTGTGCCTACCCCCTCCCAACCTCTGGCAGTTCCAATTCCCGGCTTTGCACCTCCACCACAGCACATCAGCCGTCAGGTCGTACAACAGCCCGATCCCGAGCCTGAGACATACGAGGAGGATGCcgaagagttcaatgaaGCCGAACCACCCTTGCCGTCAAAACCCAGACCTTCTCAGCCCTCATATGAGAGAGAAGTTGCGTTGGACGACGACTTgccaccacctccaatgCCTCTGAGACCACGCGAGGACCTGCGCGATGCCGAAATAGAGGAGGATTTGGAGGCTCCGATCCAAGAACACAGTTTTGACGGAGATTTTTTTAAGTGGCTCATCAACGAAATTGAcggaaagaagaaaaaggcCGTCACGTTGGCCATCGGCAAAGGTTTGATTATCTTGAAACCCACCCTGCCTAGTCCCCGGAAGTTGCGGTTGCGTTCCTCGTCCAGTTTGGATAACGAATGGCGTCTCAAGGACTTGACCAGCTTCAGCAGTGAGAAGAAGCATCTTTTCTTGGAGTTTAAAAACCCCACCACTAGCGTGGAGTTGCACTGTGGAAGCAAGGATGTGGCGGACGCCATAATGTCGATTTTGGGTGATTTAAAGGGTGCTGAGAGTGCCAAAGGTTTAAGAGAAGTGGAAAAAGCTTCAGTTCCTTCTACGAAAGGAAATAAGAAAATCGGCCGCTTGATCTACGACTTCAAGGCCCAGGGCAGCGATGAGTTGGGATGCTATGAAGGCGACGAAGTGTACATTGTCAATCAGGAGAAATCTAAAGACTGGTGGATGTGTGAACACATTGACACCGGAAAACTGGGTGTGGTTCCATCCGCGTATATTGAGATTGTTGGGAGCTCCAACCTTGATAAGCTAGTAGACGCACCATCAAGGCAAAAGTCTACCACCTTATCTAAAAGTGAGGCCAAGAAGAGACAGAAACAACGTCACCGAGATGAACGTGAAAAAATCAGAGAACGGGACAGAATCGAAAGAGAAAAAGCCAGAGCCTCGCAAAGGTCTACAGAAAAGGACGTTTCTCCTGATAAGTCGATGCCAAACTTTCACCGGGTGCGTACTTGGATCGATAGTTCTGGTTCTTTCAAGGTGGAGGCCGAGTTTTTGGGATGTATTGAAGGAAAAATACATCTTCACAAAACTAATGGTGTAAAAATTGCCGTTTCTGCCACTAAGTTGAGTACCGAGGATCTTGAGTACGTTGAGAAGGTGACAGGCACATCGTTGGAGTCTTACAAGGAACAAGTGCTTCAACAGATGGCTAAACGGAAAGCTGCTctggaaaagaagagtgATGTGAGCCGTGATGTGAAACGAGAAGAAAGGAGGTCTGCTATGGCCGTTATCAACGATGTTGCACCACCACAGCCCACACGTCCGAAGGCTTCCAGCACCACCCAGGTTTCAGAGCCTGAATATGACTGgtttgacttcttcttgacctGTGGAGTGGACATTGGAAACTGCCAACGGTATaccttgaacttcaaccGGGAGCAAATGGATGAAAACATTCTCGAGGATATAAGTCCATCGTTATTGCGGACACTTGGCCTTAGAGAAGGGGATATTATTCGGGTGATGAAACACTtggatgaaaagttgaaccGTAAGAAGGAGGAACCAACCATTTCCGCTACACCTACCGGAGCCCTCTTCACTGAGGCCACTGGAgccttgaagaacaacTCGACTAGTGAGGTTTCTAAGGTCGATGCCAGTGCTTTGCCAGCACCATCTCaagcaccagcaccatctcaagcaccagcaccatcCCAACCTCCTACTAGGCTGGACAACTTAATGGATGACGATGCCTGGGCCATAAAGCCCGCAGCACGGTCCACTGAAGACCTTACCAAACCTCAACAACCCCAATACACCGGCTCATTGCAAGATTTGGTAAATATCAAACCACTTGAAGGAGggatcaacaccaacaaaccAGTCCCTGCTTTGCCATCTGAAGTAACCCAAGCTTCGACAGGGGTTCCTTCTGCCACCCCATTGACTCCCGTGAGAACTGGAACCATTGTGTCTCCTCAAAAAACTGGTACGCTTGTGCCTGTGCAAAGAACCGGTGGATTGGTTCCTGTTCAAAGAACCGGCGGCTTTGTACCCTTACAAATGACAGGTGGGTTTGTGTCTGCTCAACCAACGGGATTCATTCCCATCACCGCCCAACCTACTGGATTCGTGCCTATTCAGGCCACTGGTATTTCTCAACAAATCACCGGATTTGTTCCAGTACAAACAGGTTCTTTTAGTTCAATGCCTCCAGTATCGTTCGGACAACCGGTTCTTCAAACTGGTACTATGACCATGCCCCAGACCACTTTTGGTCAGCAATTGACGGGAGGATTCCAGGTCCAAGCTCCCCAACCCACCGGATTCGCAGCCATGCCCCAAACGTCGTTTGGCCAGATGTCGGTCCAGCGTACGGGTCCATTAGTGCCAGCCCAGCGTACGGGCTCGTCGTTCCCCCAGAACTCATTCCAGCCTCAAAGCACCTTCGGCCAAGCCATCTCGGCTCCTCCAACGTTTAATGCCCAGCTCACCGGAGGTCAGCCTCAGTTCCCCCAACAGCTGTTTCCCCCACAACAAACGTTCCAGCCACAGCAGACATTCCAGCCGCAACAAACGTTTGGCCAGGCGCAATTCCAGCCACAACAGACCTCGTTTGGACAACCTTCCACTTCGTTTGGACAACCTGCTACCTCGTTTGGCCAGTCTGCAACCTCGTTTGGACAGCCACAGTTCGGCCAGAACTCGTTCAATAACAACATGAACCAAATGACAAACATGTTTCAGAACACTGGCATTGCACAGCAGCCCACTGGATCCTTCGGCCAGCCCCCAGTGTCTTTCAACCAGGCTTCGACGTCTTTTGGCCAACCCACCACCTCATTTGGCAGCCCTTCGTTCGAAGGTTTTGGTGCTCTCCAGGCCCAGGCCACCGGGTCCGGGTTTGGAAACGCACCGTTGCAAGCTCAGGCCACCG GTATTTGGGAGCTTGAACAGTTCAAAccattggtggagtttgtTTTGGACAAGAATGATGAGGTACTTGGTTTTCCCGTCTTGGGAGACTTGGAAACGGTGTTTTCGATGTATCAGGACCGTCTCACCAATACGAATCACATCCTCAAACAGATGGATTTTAACAACTTTCAGAGCTATGTTAACAGCTTCAATGACATCACAGGCGGATCTCTTGAGTTGGAACAGAATGGGAGTCAAGGTAAACGCGTGGTCCATATCGAGAAAGTTAAGATTTACTTGTTTCAAGATAGGCTCAATGGTGCACCCTTAAAACACATTCTGTTCAAAACCTCCACCAAGTTTCACCCGGACGAGGCCCAGAAACCCACCGAGTGGTTGCTCAAGGCCTTAGCCGGCGAGTTGGGCAGTCACATTGAAATCTCCTCTGAGACTTCTGTTGGTGCTGTAGAGCTTTATGCTAACAAGACCCAATTGAAGCAGCTATTAGAAAAGCCACTGGCGTTAGTACTTTTAAGTCGTCAGCGGGCCAAGTCCATTACAGCGAGGAAGCCGTTCCACGAGGTTTGTAAAAACTCGACCCACGCCAAGGTCTTGAGTAATGTGTGTTTTAGCAGACAAGATATGTTGAACCAAGGGTCGCTGAGACAGATATTTGTGTCAATTGACAAATGTTATCAGTCCATTGAACAGTCTCAGAAGTTGTTTTCGAAGGGAATATACGAGTGTTCTAAGAGCAAGACCCATTTCTTGCCAATTATTCACTCAAACACAGATATTGGTTTAGGAGACTGCTCATACTTGGATACCTGCCATAAGATGAAAAGTTGCCGGTATTTACATTACTTCACGTTGGttcccaagtccaaaaagAAGGTGGACGTCCAGGCCGAATTGGCAATGGTCAAGAAAAACATTGCAAAACTGGAGTACACAGTTGGGTTCTGtttcaatgagttcttcaagccGCAGTTACCAGCACAATGGATTCGGTGTGATATCCGCAAATTGCCGTTTCTGGTGTTGGGGAAATTTGCAGCTATCATTTCAGACCCGGCCTGGGATATCCATATGTCCTTGCCATATGGGACATGTTCGGACGAAGAGTTGATGGAATTACCGATGAACCAATTGCAAGATGAGGGAGTTATGTTATTGTGGGTCACAGGGAGATCAATCGAGATTGGAAGAAAGGCATTGGTGAAATGGGGGTATAAGGTGTCGGATGAAATCATTTGGGTCAAGCTCAATCAGCTTCAAAGAACAATAGTCACTGGACGGACAGGACACTGGTTAAACCATTCCAAGGAGCATTTGTTGGTAGGTCTCAAGGGAGATCCTAGTTGGATGAGTCGGTCTGTTGATACCAATGTGATTGTGAGTGCCACCAGAGAAACGCTGAGAAAGCCAGACGAAGTCTATGACTTGGTTGAGCGTCTTGTTGGTCCTAGTGCTCGAAAGTTAGAGATTTTTGGAAGAGATCACAACATCCGCCCTGGGTGGTTTACAATTGGCAACCAGTTAACTGGAGTCAATATTCACGAGCGAGAGATATCAGAAAAGTACACCAAATACCAACAATCGTTAAAGCATAACTAA
- the PIB2 gene encoding Zn finger protein (COG:S; EggNog:ENOG503NXGB) — MSSTITTETPKFTLSSSNSAEELRPGAVSASPTAPSSIPNGGSHTSSETSAIDNTIIPSPPAQLQKLRPTSVIPGENTDISPRSQAIPPPTTQSTTDSQIKGVTHHQPVASSRTSHSPSPRVGTASVGHQHHGAANVSDSDSHNDNDNDSENGINDGNSSNDENAINDNEADPEATNPINFLQFKKKNVKPRTQSFQSVLSTASLKSLTQPPIHRNSSIISSISNVHNNKNFQSYIQAPVLSSISNPRKDEIEIGRQLPFDHKSHQEDQQQESNDNDTYEDPLIQQQQLTLNALKKLSLSPLPRIDNDNFDETTDTRARKSEPYQPAAVDLSTFASLTRQPNVNQRRLSGASEMADSLKPLSTSTSVPNSAGSTGSQVSIQSPLQQLQTVQRSSTNGDISNQSYPNKTKNTLLNDLTQRRRSQNSPMTLVNRIPSPRSIGASQGLPQVNNTPSNPPIQQTTQHPNPPPANAVSYFPVPQVHSPAPSGPPIKQKHLQHIKGLRSPMYVPAVLRKTIDEESGEPSTAISATSSTNNDSSAASMRSVDSTLSVDSRSSSPVLSPSSTSTIKNFKSYEHFLRQPPSRKHWLKDETVYKCGITQCPREFNFFERRHHCRKCGAIFCKEHTSHFLYINHLAQFTTGGRGTLSRVCDGCIGEYNEFMKSQFGVNLYKNGDTTPRTSVGNESWAPERNAAQPKQFYERQSFTATDIPTSALNKDLKDGRSETIVGSVPANWSWSSF, encoded by the coding sequence ATGTCTTCAACCATCACCACAGAAACCCCCAAGTTCACGTTGTCTTCATCGAACTCGGCGGAGGAACTTCGCCCCGGAGCCGTACTGGCCTCACCCACGGCGCCACTGTCCATTCCAAACGGTGGCTCGCATACCTCGAGCGAGACATCGGCCATAGATAACACGATTATTCCCAGCCCCCCGGCTCAGCTCCAAAAACTTCGACCCACAAGCGTGATACCGGGTGAAAACACAGATATCCTGCCCAGATCACAGGCGATACCACCGCCAACCACCCAGTCTACCACCGATTCCCAAATTAAAGGCGTGACACATCACCAACCTGTGGCGTCCAGCCGTACTTCTCACAGCCCATCGCCACGCGTTGGTACGGCCAGCGTTGGCCACCAGCACCATGGTGCCGCGAATGTCAGCGACTCCGACAGCCACAACGACAACGATAATGACAGTGAAAATGGGATAAATGACGGTAATAGCAGCAACGACGAAAACGCCATTAACGATAACGAAGCCGATCCCGAGGCCACAAATCCCATCAACTTTCTccagttcaagaagaaaaacgTCAAGCCACGCACCCAGTCGTTCCAATCGGTACTTTCCACTGCTTCCCTCAAGTCGTTAACCCAACCCCCAATCCACCGCAATAGCAGTATAATCTCGTCCATTTCCAACGTCCataacaacaaaaacttcCAGTCGTACATCCAGGCCCCCGTGCTTTCGTCTATATCCAACCCACGTAAGGACGAAATTGAAATCGGTAGACAGTTGCCATTTGATCATAAAAGCCACCAGGAAGATCAGCAGCAAGAACTGAACGACAACGATACGTACGAGGACCCTCTTAtacagcagcagcagctcACTCTTAAcgctttgaagaagttgagcTTATCGCCTTTGCCTCGCATTGATAACGACAACTTCGACGAAACCACAGATACAAGAGCCCGCAAGTCGGAGCCATACCAACCAGCTGCCGTCGACCTCTCCACGTTTGCCAGCTTGACTCGTCAACCAAACGtcaaccaaagaaggtTATCTGGTGCATCCGAAATGGCCGATTCTTTGAAACCGTTGAGCACTTCGACTTCGGTTCCAAATAGTGCAGGTTCTACAGGCTCACAAGTGCTGATTCAAAGCCCGCTTCAGCAGCTTCAAACGGTTCAACGTCTGAGTACAAACGGTGATATCAGCAACCAGCTGTACCCCAATAAAACAAAAAACACTCTTTTGAACGATTTGACCCAAAGAAGACGATCTCAAAACCTGCCCATGACCTTGGTCAACCGGATTCCGTCGCCTAGAAGTATTGGGGCTTCCCAGGGCTTGCCTCAAGTCAATAATACTCCATCGAATCCACCTATTCAACAGACCACTCAACACCCAAACCCACCACCAGCTAATGCCGTGTCGTACTTCCCGGTCCCACAGGTCCACTCGCCTGCTCCGTCTGGTCCTCCCATCAAGCAGaaacacctccaacatATTAAAGGATTGCGGTCGCCCATGTACGTTCCAGCCGTGCTCCGCAAGACCATCGACGAAGAATCTGGAGAACCCTCGACTGCCATCTCCGCCACGTCTCTGACCAACAACGATTCGTCGGCCGCGTCCATGCGGTCGGTGGACTCGACCTTGTCGGTGGACTCGCGGTCGTCTTCGCCGGTGCTATCACCATCATCGACCTCcaccatcaagaacttcaagagctACGAGCACTTCCTACGTCAACCTCCTAGCCGCAAACACTGGCTCAAGGATGAAACCGTCTACAAGTGTGGGATCACCCAATGCCCAAGAgagttcaacttttttGAGAGAAGACACCATTGCCGCAAATGCGGAGCCATCTTTTGCAAAGAACACACGTCCCACTTTTTGTACATCAACCACCTAGCACAGTTTACCACCGGGGGCCGGGGCACGCTCTCTCGTGTGTGTGACGGGTGTATTGGTGAGTACAATGAGTTCATGAAGAGCCAATTTGGGGTTAACCTCTACAAAAACGGGGACACCACGCCACGGACCAGCGTCGGCAACGAGCTGTGGGCTCCCGAGCGAAACGCGGCCCAGCCCAAGCAGTTCTACGAAAGGCAGTCGTTCACAGCCACCGATATTCCCACCCTGGCACTAAATAAAGACCTTAAGGATGGTCGGTCTGAGACGATTGTGGGCAGTGTGCCCGCCAATTGGAGTTGGAGCTCATTCTAA
- a CDS encoding uncharacterized protein (COG:S; EggNog:ENOG503P19U) yields MTGLLDLKEHLVFYRSYHTNPKNVNIHLICIPIILTSAIAILATFALSNPYLNLGAFLISSFGTFYVLLDWKVGIPTACVYGTFAYAFTNYYHFVAESPLSYFTQPDIFKFAVFVHVVAWLAQFYGHKFHEQRAPALLDNLLGALVLAPYFVSFEVAFWLGFRQDIKEYMDKGAAQKRLEFMRQQSTKKTQ; encoded by the coding sequence ATGACTGGCTTGTTAGACTTAAAAGAACACTTGGTGTTTTACAGATCATATCACACAAACCCCAAGAATGTCAACATCCATTTGATATGTATCCCAATCATTTTGACAAGTGCAATTGCCATTCTCGCTACGTTTGCGCTTTCCAATCCATACCTCAACTTGGGAGCTTTTCTTATTTCTAGCTTCGGAACCTTTTATGTCTTGTTGGACTGGAAGGTTGGTATCCCTACCGCTTGTGTTTACGGAACCTTTGCGTATGCCTTCACCAACTACTACCACTTTGTGGCTGAATCTCCGTTGTCATACTTTACCCAACCGGACATTTTTAAGTTTGCTGTGTTTGTGCATGTGGTGGCATGGCTAGCTCAATTCTATGGTCACAAATTTCACGAGCAGAGAGCTCCTGCTTTGTTGGATAACCTTCTTGGAGCATTGGTGTTGGCACCATATTTTGTGTCTTTTGAGGTGGCTTTCTGGTTGGGATTCAGACAGGATATAAAGGAGTACATGGATAAAGGAGCAGCCCAAAAACGGCTTGAATTCATGCGGCAGCAACTGACGAAAAAGACTCAATGA
- the STT3 gene encoding oligosaccharyl transferase stt3 subunit (CAZy:GT66; BUSCO:EOG09260TVA; EggNog:ENOG503NV6G; COG:O): protein MSTNTKLQSQVLGIPIDTIRLLLQVLIFVSVAGAAISSRLFSVIRFESIIHEFDPWFNFRATKYLVTHSFYDFLNWFDDRTWYPLGRVTGGTLYPGLMVTSGVIWHVLRDWFSLPIDIRNICVMLAPAFSGLTAIATYALTTEMKDSNAGLLSAIFMGIAPGYISRSVAGSYDNEAIAITLLMATFAFWIKAQKQGSVLYGTLTALLYFYMVSAWGGYVFITNLIPLHVFVLILMGRYNHRLYTSYCTWYAIGTLASMQIPFVGFLPIRSNDHMAALGVFGLIQLVAFGDYVKSQITEKAFKTFLVVSIASIVSLGLGGLVGLTALGWIAPWTGRFYSLWDTSYAKIHIPIIASVSEHQPTAWPAFFFDTSFLIWLFPAGIYLCFQELKDEHVFVIIYGVLCSYFAGVMVRLMLTLTPVICVCGGIAVSKLFDAYLDISDLFTGEVVEEDSKKKGSKKKPASSATIFKILSKVLVLTSFAYYLFYFVYHCTWVTSNAYSSPSVVLPSRNPDGSPTIIDDYREAYYWLRMNTPEDAKVMSWWDYGYQIGGMADRTTLVDNNTWNNTHIATVGKAMCSSEEVSYEILKKHDVDYVLIIFGGVIGFSGDDLNKFLWMIRISEGIWPDEVRERDFFTDRGEYKVDQSATETMKNSLMYKMSYYRFHDLFNGRDGIDRVRSQTIPIANAPELSVVEEAFTSTNWIVRIYKVKDLDNLGRDLKQVSAGSKTKKSRIIKKPKISLRE, encoded by the coding sequence ATGTCAACGAATACCAAATTGCAATCGCAGGTATTGGGGATCCCCATAGACACGATCCGGTTGTTACTACAGGTGCTTATTTTTGTGTCTGTGGCAGGAGCAGCCATTTCCTCCCGACTCTTTTCTGTCATTCGATTTGAGTCTATTATCCACGAGTTCGACCCgtggttcaacttcagaGCCACCAAATATTTGGTGACCCACTCGTTCTacgacttcttgaactggTTCGACGACAGAACGTGGTACCCATTGGGTAGAGTTACGGGTGGAACTCTCTACCCGGGTTTGATGGTAACGTCAGGTGTCATTTGGCACGTTTTAAGAGACTGGTTCAGCTTACCCATTGACATTAGAAACATCTGTGTGATGTTGGCGCCGGCGTTCTCGGGGTTGACGGCCATTGCCACGTACGCGTTGACGACCGAGATGAAGGACTCGAACGCCGGGTTGTTGTCGGCTATTTTCATGGGAATTGCGCCTGGATACATTTCCAGATCAGTAGCAGGTTCCTACGATAACGAGGCTATTGCTAtcaccttgttgatggcGACGTTTGCCTTCTGGATCAAGGCCCAGAAACAGGGTTCGGTCTTGTACGGCACTTTAACGGCGTTGCTCTACTTTTACATGGTGAGTGCTTGGGGTGGGTATgttttcatcaccaacttgattcctTTGCatgtgtttgtgttgatcTTGATGGGTCGGTATAACCACCGGTTGTACACGTCATACTGCACCTGGTACGCTATTGGAACTTTGGCGTCGATGCAAATTCCGTTTGTGGGATTCTTGCCCATTAGATCCAATGACCATATGGCCGCATTGGGGGTGTTTGGCTTGATTCAATTGGTGGCCTTTGGTGACTATGTCAAGTCTCAGATCACCGAAAAGGCCTTCAAAACCTTCTTGGTGGTCTCAATTGCCTCCATTGTGCTGTTGGGATTGGGTGGTTTGGTGGGTTTAACGGCCTTGGGATGGATTgctccatggactggtcGGTTCTACTCGTTGTGGGACACTAGCTACGCCAAGATTCATATTCCCATCATCGCCTCGGTGTCAGAACATCAGCCCACTGCCTGGCCGGCATTTTTCTTTGACActtccttcttgatctgGTTGTTCCCAGCTGGAATCTACTTATGTTTCCAAGAATTGAAGGATGAGCATGTATTTGTGATCATCTACGGGGTGTTGTGCTCGTACTTTGCCGGGGTGATGGTCAGATTGATGTTGACCTTGACTCCGGTGATTTGTGTGTGTGGAGGTATTGCCGTGTCCAAGTTGTTCGATGCATACTTGGACATCTCAGACCTTTTCACCGGtgaggtggtggaagaagattctAAAAAGAAGGGctccaagaagaaaccagCCTCTTCGGccaccatcttcaagattttgtcGAAGGTGTTGGTATTGACGTCGTTCGCCTACTACTTGTTCTACTTTGTATACCACTGTACCTGGGTCACTAGCAACGCCTACTCCTCGCCTTCGGTGGTGTTACCTTCCAGAAACCCGGACGGATCTCCCACCATCATTGATGACTACAGAGAAGCCTACTACTGGTTGAGAATGAACACTCCTGAAGATGCTAAGGTGATGTCCTGGTGGGATTATGGTTATCAGATCGGTGGAATGGCCGACAGAACCACTCTCGTTGACAACAATACCTGGAACAACACCCACATTGCCACCGTTGGTAAGGCTATGTGCTCGTCAGAAGAAGTGTCCTacgagatcttgaagaaacatGATGTGGACTACGTATTGATTATTTTTGGAGGGGTCATTGGGTTCTCGGGTgacgacttgaacaagtttttgtggatgattcGAATCTCCGAAGGTATCTGGCCCGATGAGGTTCGTGAACGGGACTTTTTCACCGATAGGGGTGAATACAAAGTTGACCAATCTGCAACCGAAACCATGAAAAACTCCTTGATGTACAAGATGTCGTACTACCGATTCCACGATTTGTTCAATGGTAGAGATGGTATTGACAGAGTTAGAAGTCAAACCATCCCTATTGCCAATGCACCCGAATTAAGTGTGGTGGAAGAGGCTTTCACATCTACAAACTGGATCGTGAGAATTTACAAGGTCAAGGATTTAGACAACTTGGGTAGAGATTTGAAACAAGTGTCTGCTGGCTCcaagaccaagaagtctagaatcatcaagaaaccTAAAATATCCTTGCGTGAGTAG
- a CDS encoding uncharacterized protein (EggNog:ENOG503Q393; COG:G) — translation MLLTRVGLGLGLKRSTQVLRYSPAFARYVSTIKASHDEEQAILVQQRKNRPGSPHLEIYQPQLTWVLSSFHRITGVLMAFGFYGLTCGYAASSVLGYPLDVNSLIAAFGSLPLVVKIGAKAGMAFPFVFHSFNGLRHLLWDSGRELTVKGVYRTGYVVLALTGVLGTYFTFM, via the exons ATGTTGTTAACTCGTGTCGGATTAGGATTAGGATTAAAGA GATCCACTCAAGTTTTGAGATACTCCCCAGCATTTGCCAGATATGTGTCAACTATCAAAGCCAGCCACGACGAAGAGCAAGCAATTTTGGTCCAACAAAGAAAAAACAGACCAGGATCCCCACACTTGGAGATTTACCAACCTCAGCTCACATGGGTGTTGTCATCATTCCACAGAATTACCGGTGTGTTGATGGCATTCGGGTTCTACGGATTGACGTGTGGCTATGCTGCCTCCAGTGTCTTGGGATATCCGCTTGACGTGAACAGTTTGATTGCTGCTTTTGGCAGTTTACCATTAGTGGTGAAGATTGGTGCCAAAGCAGGAATGGCATTCCCATTTGTGTTCCACTCTTTCAACGGGTTGAGACACTTGTTGTGGGACAGTGGAAGAGAGTTGACTGTCAAGGGGGTGTATAGGACCGGGTACGTTGTGTTGGCGTTGACCGGGGTGTTGGGAACATACTTTACTTTTATGTAG